In Gemmatimonadetes bacterium T265, one DNA window encodes the following:
- the paaG_1 gene encoding enoyl-CoA hydratase, with the protein MPFTTLLVATTAEGVRTITLNRPERLNAANPALADELPAAVDEAAADDSVRAVVLTGAGRGFCAGLDLGEPAGASLLTGGGTRAERLDPYAWVGRWVQAVVGCEKPVIAAVNGPAAGAGFGLALACDVRLVAADATMTAGYVRRGLSPDAGVTYFLPRLVGLSRAMDIALSGRDVDAGEAERIGLASAALPREGFADTVAAYAARLAAGPPVALALTKRLLAASYDRTLDAQLRDELAHIKTAFATADVREALTAFKEKRAPTFRGA; encoded by the coding sequence ATGCCGTTCACGACGCTGCTCGTCGCCACGACCGCGGAGGGCGTGCGGACGATCACCCTCAACCGCCCCGAGCGGCTGAACGCGGCGAATCCCGCACTCGCCGACGAGCTCCCCGCCGCGGTCGACGAGGCCGCCGCGGACGACTCGGTGCGCGCGGTCGTGCTCACGGGCGCCGGCCGCGGCTTCTGCGCCGGTCTCGACCTCGGCGAGCCCGCGGGCGCGTCCCTCCTCACCGGCGGGGGGACGCGCGCCGAACGGCTCGACCCGTACGCCTGGGTCGGGCGCTGGGTGCAGGCGGTCGTCGGCTGCGAGAAGCCGGTGATCGCCGCGGTCAACGGCCCGGCCGCCGGCGCGGGCTTCGGGCTCGCGCTCGCCTGCGACGTCCGCCTCGTTGCGGCCGACGCGACGATGACCGCGGGCTACGTCCGGCGCGGGCTGAGCCCGGACGCGGGCGTGACGTACTTCCTGCCGCGACTCGTGGGGCTCTCGCGGGCGATGGACATCGCCCTCAGCGGCCGCGACGTCGACGCGGGCGAAGCCGAGCGGATCGGGCTGGCGAGCGCGGCGCTCCCGCGCGAGGGGTTCGCGGACACCGTCGCCGCCTACGCTGCGCGCCTCGCGGCGGGACCGCCGGTCGCGCTCGCGCTCACCAAGCGGCTGCTCGCCGCGAGCTACGACCGCACACTCGACGCCCAGCTCCGCGACGAGCTCGCGCACATCAAGACCGCGTTCGCCACGGCCGACGTGCGCGAGGCGCTGACGGCGTTCAAGGAGAAACGCGCGCCGACGTTCCGGGGCGCCTGA
- the manC_1 gene encoding mannose-1-phosphate guanylyltransferase gives MRAGSARATLPFDPAEPETPGVGTTIGTDAAEDVEATADVLEPVGALPAEQLDEEAGLETELSLWAVVFAGGIGSRFWPLSSPERPKQLLALVGERPLIADTVARLAPTVPASQVLVVTSADIADALRAAIPEVPAANFLVEPRPLGTAAALAWGAQEVGRRAGPRTTFVAIHADLAVAYPAALRQLLARAARVTAAGPPFVVLGADPTRPETGFGYVLPAAPLDADVTGPDAPRRVSRFVEKPGPLLAEDLIGQGALWHTGILVARAGAVLEAAAELTPELQPGLAALEAGKFDRFAGMIQSISLERGLLERLGDLVVLPAACGWDDVGTWAALRRVRELDDTGNGVWGRAHLVDASGCVVHADGGTVVVYGVSGVLVVTRPGLTFVTTLDRATELRPLLDQLPDDVRRPGTSARVSP, from the coding sequence GTGCGGGCGGGCTCGGCGCGGGCGACGCTCCCGTTCGACCCCGCCGAACCCGAAACCCCGGGCGTCGGGACGACGATCGGGACCGACGCCGCCGAGGACGTCGAGGCGACGGCCGACGTGCTCGAGCCGGTCGGCGCGCTCCCGGCCGAACAGCTCGACGAGGAGGCCGGGCTCGAGACCGAGCTGTCGCTCTGGGCGGTGGTCTTCGCCGGCGGCATCGGCTCGCGGTTCTGGCCGCTCAGCTCGCCCGAACGGCCCAAGCAGCTCCTCGCACTCGTCGGCGAGCGGCCGCTGATCGCCGACACCGTCGCGCGGCTCGCGCCGACCGTGCCGGCGAGTCAGGTCCTCGTCGTGACGAGTGCCGACATCGCGGACGCGTTGCGGGCCGCGATCCCCGAGGTGCCGGCGGCAAATTTTCTGGTCGAGCCGCGTCCATTAGGCACCGCGGCGGCGCTCGCCTGGGGCGCGCAGGAAGTCGGGCGGCGCGCGGGGCCGCGCACGACGTTCGTCGCAATCCACGCCGACCTCGCGGTCGCGTACCCGGCCGCGCTACGCCAGCTCCTCGCCCGCGCCGCGCGCGTCACCGCCGCCGGACCGCCGTTCGTGGTACTCGGCGCCGACCCGACGCGCCCGGAAACCGGGTTCGGCTACGTGCTGCCGGCGGCGCCGCTGGACGCGGACGTGACCGGGCCGGACGCGCCGCGGCGGGTGTCGCGCTTCGTCGAGAAGCCGGGGCCGCTGCTCGCCGAGGACCTGATCGGGCAGGGCGCGCTCTGGCACACGGGGATCCTCGTCGCGCGGGCGGGGGCCGTGCTCGAAGCAGCCGCGGAGCTGACCCCGGAGTTGCAGCCGGGACTGGCGGCGCTCGAAGCGGGCAAATTCGACCGCTTCGCGGGGATGATCCAGAGCATCTCGCTCGAACGCGGGCTGCTCGAGCGGCTGGGCGACCTGGTCGTGTTGCCGGCGGCGTGCGGGTGGGACGACGTCGGCACGTGGGCCGCGCTCCGCCGCGTGCGCGAGCTCGACGACACCGGGAACGGCGTCTGGGGCCGCGCGCACCTCGTGGACGCGTCGGGGTGCGTGGTGCACGCGGACGGCGGGACGGTGGTCGTCTACGGCGTGTCGGGCGTGCTCGTCGTCACCCGGCCCGGGCTCACGTTCGTGACGACGCTCGACCGGGCCACCGAGCTGCGCCCGCTTCTCGACCAGCTTCCCGACGACGTCAGGCGCCCCGGAACGTCGGCGCGCGTTTCTCCTTGA
- a CDS encoding xylanase — translation MPPQHLMPARSLSAPHRLIGVVLSLVLTACGQRAADATPADAAGPSPAGASRTATALAGSATTPSAAAAVANPQGRIPVLEYHVIGAPKNSLYSRTLDSFKADLETAYRLGYRPITVAQMLDKDFRDVPAGMSPVVLVFDDASPSQFRYLDRGNGRLDIDPTSATGVLVDFNRRHPDWKLRGTYCLLNGGAAGHNFFGDAPPKDPAKFDGQRREWRFPKVQWLAKNGFELCDHTVWHAMLSKYPDAVVQEQIARNMMGIDSAVPGYRVRTMALPYGLWPKNRPLAWQGSWTDPKTGQAHPYHFEAVLEVAGGPARSPYDPAFNAHSINRIEAIGNDIPNQLERLAKTNARFVK, via the coding sequence TTGCCGCCGCAGCACCTGATGCCCGCCCGTTCTCTGTCCGCGCCGCACCGCCTCATCGGCGTGGTGCTCTCCCTCGTGCTCACCGCCTGCGGGCAACGCGCCGCCGACGCGACCCCGGCCGACGCCGCTGGCCCGTCGCCCGCTGGCGCGTCTCGCACGGCGACGGCTCTCGCCGGTTCGGCGACGACGCCGTCGGCGGCCGCGGCCGTCGCGAACCCGCAGGGTCGCATTCCGGTCCTCGAATACCACGTCATCGGCGCGCCCAAGAACAGCCTCTACTCGCGCACGCTCGACAGCTTCAAGGCCGACCTCGAGACGGCGTACCGCCTCGGCTACCGGCCGATCACGGTCGCGCAGATGCTCGACAAGGACTTCCGCGACGTGCCCGCGGGGATGTCGCCGGTCGTGCTCGTCTTCGACGACGCGTCGCCGTCGCAGTTCCGGTACCTCGACCGCGGCAACGGGCGACTCGACATCGACCCGACGAGCGCGACGGGCGTGCTCGTCGACTTCAACCGCCGTCACCCGGACTGGAAGCTGCGGGGCACGTACTGCCTGCTGAACGGCGGCGCGGCGGGGCACAACTTCTTCGGCGACGCGCCGCCGAAGGACCCGGCGAAGTTCGACGGCCAGCGGCGCGAGTGGCGCTTTCCGAAGGTCCAGTGGCTCGCGAAGAATGGCTTCGAGCTCTGCGACCACACCGTCTGGCACGCGATGCTGAGCAAGTACCCCGACGCCGTGGTGCAGGAACAGATCGCCCGCAACATGATGGGGATCGACTCCGCGGTGCCGGGCTACCGCGTCCGCACGATGGCGCTGCCCTACGGGCTGTGGCCCAAGAACCGGCCGCTCGCGTGGCAGGGCTCGTGGACCGATCCCAAGACGGGCCAGGCGCATCCGTACCACTTCGAGGCCGTGCTCGAGGTGGCGGGCGGGCCGGCGCGGTCCCCGTACGACCCGGCCTTCAACGCGCACAGCATCAACCGCATCGAGGCGATCGGGAACGACATCCCGAACCAGTTGGAGCGGCTCGCGAAGACGAACGCGCGGTTCGTGAAGTAG
- a CDS encoding penicillin-binding protein 1A, which yields MAVSAPPRPPAPRVAPVSPVVPPSAPGWWRERRDRLRERLRPAPGQVGWSRRTLLFAAALVALVAAICAGDAWVLTCGFDGCPTTADIRAFQPSEGGRILDRSGEAMGRLRLVRRVNVPLAAVPASVRDAFVAIEDRRFYQHRGVDWRGGARALLANLRAGGVREGFSTITMQVVRNTFAVERQGERSVRRKLLELRLSRLLESTLTKDQILELYLNVIYLGNGVYGVEAASRDLFGRSVGQLTLAQAATLAALPKGPSAYTPRRFPTRARRRRDLVLARMARDGYVSEAAAERAAGEPIRVTRDGWTPEGQGNSYALDAVRQVVDSIKEANGIESNDLVVTTTLDAVAQAAAERAVRRQAASIGHDVEGAMVAIDPRTGAVRALVGGVETGDDYARGSFNRATGAHRQPGSAFKPFVYATALASGMTAATRVDDEPIEVDLGHGQVWRPGNSEGHYLGETTLREALAHSANGATVRVAQRLGEPRIIQTAHAAGIVSPLPAVPAVVLGAAEVTPMELVTAYAPFANGGLRVAPRLVARVATMDGNALWTGDVRRTAVMDPRDAFVLTSMLRSVVQEGTGHEIVDAGIRDPVAGKTGTTNDGADVWFVGYTPSLVAGFWFGADDPRPLGEGATGGRMAAPAWADFYRTGWRERAGDWAPPPGLVRRKIDADNGYLANTYCPTIRDEWFKAGTEPTEICPVHATPPEPAATDSVPSDSSAPPAVVTDVKKAGSAVGRFFKHLFKF from the coding sequence ATGGCTGTTTCCGCCCCGCCGCGTCCGCCCGCGCCTCGTGTCGCGCCGGTCTCGCCTGTCGTCCCGCCGTCCGCGCCCGGATGGTGGCGGGAGCGGCGCGACCGGCTGCGCGAGCGGCTCCGCCCCGCACCCGGGCAGGTCGGCTGGTCGCGCCGGACGCTCCTCTTCGCCGCCGCGTTGGTCGCGCTCGTCGCGGCCATATGCGCGGGCGACGCGTGGGTGCTCACCTGCGGGTTCGACGGGTGTCCGACCACCGCCGACATCCGCGCGTTCCAGCCGAGCGAGGGCGGGCGCATCCTCGACCGGTCGGGGGAGGCGATGGGGCGCCTGCGGCTCGTCCGGCGCGTCAACGTCCCGCTCGCCGCCGTGCCCGCCTCCGTGCGCGACGCCTTCGTCGCGATCGAGGACCGCCGCTTTTACCAGCACCGCGGCGTCGACTGGCGCGGCGGGGCGCGCGCGCTCCTCGCCAACCTGCGCGCGGGCGGCGTGCGCGAAGGGTTCAGCACGATCACGATGCAGGTCGTGCGCAACACCTTCGCCGTCGAGCGCCAGGGCGAGCGCTCGGTCCGCCGCAAGCTCCTCGAGCTGCGCCTCTCGCGCCTGCTGGAAAGCACGCTCACCAAGGACCAGATCCTCGAGCTCTACCTCAACGTCATCTACCTCGGCAACGGCGTGTACGGCGTCGAGGCGGCGAGCCGCGACCTGTTCGGGCGGAGTGTGGGGCAGTTGACGCTGGCGCAGGCGGCCACGCTCGCCGCGCTGCCCAAGGGGCCGAGCGCGTACACGCCGCGCCGCTTCCCGACCCGGGCGCGGCGCCGCCGGGACCTCGTGCTCGCCCGCATGGCGCGCGACGGCTACGTGAGCGAGGCCGCGGCGGAGCGCGCGGCGGGCGAGCCGATCCGCGTGACGCGCGACGGCTGGACGCCCGAAGGGCAGGGGAACTCCTACGCGCTCGACGCGGTGCGGCAGGTCGTCGACTCGATCAAGGAGGCGAACGGGATCGAGTCGAACGACCTCGTCGTCACGACCACGCTCGACGCCGTCGCGCAGGCCGCCGCCGAACGCGCGGTGCGGCGACAGGCGGCGTCGATCGGACACGACGTCGAGGGGGCGATGGTCGCCATCGACCCGCGGACCGGCGCCGTGCGCGCGCTCGTCGGTGGCGTCGAGACGGGGGACGACTACGCGCGCGGCAGCTTCAACCGCGCGACCGGCGCGCACCGCCAGCCGGGCTCGGCGTTCAAGCCGTTCGTCTACGCGACCGCGCTCGCGAGCGGGATGACCGCGGCGACCCGGGTCGACGACGAGCCGATCGAGGTCGACCTCGGCCACGGCCAGGTCTGGCGTCCGGGCAACTCCGAGGGCCACTACCTCGGCGAGACGACGCTGCGCGAGGCGCTCGCCCACTCGGCCAACGGCGCGACGGTGCGCGTCGCGCAGCGGCTCGGCGAGCCGCGCATCATCCAGACGGCGCACGCGGCCGGCATCGTCAGCCCGCTGCCGGCCGTGCCCGCGGTTGTGTTAGGCGCGGCCGAGGTCACGCCGATGGAGCTCGTCACGGCCTACGCGCCGTTCGCGAACGGCGGCCTGCGCGTCGCGCCGCGCCTCGTCGCGCGCGTCGCGACGATGGACGGCAACGCCCTCTGGACGGGCGACGTGCGCCGCACGGCGGTCATGGACCCGCGCGACGCGTTCGTCCTGACCTCGATGCTCCGCTCGGTGGTGCAGGAGGGGACGGGGCACGAGATCGTCGACGCCGGGATCCGCGACCCGGTCGCGGGCAAGACCGGGACGACCAACGACGGCGCCGACGTCTGGTTCGTGGGCTACACGCCGTCGCTCGTCGCGGGGTTCTGGTTCGGCGCGGACGACCCGCGCCCGTTAGGCGAGGGCGCGACCGGCGGGCGGATGGCCGCGCCGGCGTGGGCCGACTTCTACCGCACCGGCTGGCGCGAGCGCGCCGGCGACTGGGCCCCGCCGCCCGGGCTCGTCCGCCGCAAGATCGACGCGGACAACGGCTACCTTGCCAACACTTACTGCCCGACGATCCGCGACGAGTGGTTCAAGGCCGGGACCGAGCCGACGGAGATTTGCCCGGTGCACGCGACCCCGCCGGAGCCGGCCGCGACCGACTCGGTGCCGAGCGACTCGAGCGCGCCGCCGGCGGTGGTCACCGACGTGAAAAAGGCGGGGTCCGCGGTCGGGCGGTTCTTCAAGCACCTCTTCAAGTTCTAG